The Candidatus Taylorbacteria bacterium region TATCGGATTTATCATCGCATCAATCCCGCTCTTCTACATGATTTACAGTATTTCATACGCTCTGTTTTCTGCTCCTGCCGGACGAGTGGCTGATAAAATCGGCGAAAAAAAAGTCATTTTTTTTGGTTACTTCGCCCTTTTGGCGGGATACTTGGTTCTGGGAACTGCGCAATCTCTCTTGATGCTTATTGCCGGTTTTCTGCTTGTTGGTGTTTTTTCCGCGCTTACTGACGGAACGCAGAGGGCACATGTGGCAAATATAATTCCGGGAGGATATCATGGTAGCGCGTTCGGGTATTTGAATGCTGTCATCGGCTTCGGCTATCTTTTCGCCGGCATCGTCGGGGGCTATCTTTGGCAGAATTTTGGCGCCGTTTCAGCATTGGGGGCGAGCGTAATTGCGGTCATACTCGGATTGATTCTTTTCTCAATCAGAGCAAAATGAGGAAGAGGGCTTTGCGCCTTTTTGCCACTTTTCTTTCTACCGCGCTCTGCTATACTATTCGAAGTTAGTTTAGGTAATTTATCAATTTTAATAATTTTATTATGCAAGAATCAAATAGAAAGGGAGGCCTTGCTCCGATTGTTGTCGCTATTATTGTCATCGTCGCTCTTCTGGCAGGAGGAGGGATATATTATGCTGCAAAGAAAGGCAAGCCCATGGGAGAAGTAAAATCCGATACCGATGTAAAAACAGGCACGTCGGAAAATCTGCAGACAGGCTCGCTTAGGAGTCTCATTTCTCTCGGAAGCAGTGTAAAGTGCACAATCGGCGGGGAGGGAACAACGGGAAATCTTTCGGGAACAGTCTATATTTCGGGTAGCATGATGAGAGGGGATTTTACAATGGCTGGAGCACAAAGCTCATCTGATTCTCATATGATAAATAGTGGAGGTCAATCATATATGTGGACCGGAAATCAAGGCATAAAAATGAAGGCGGGCGAGACGAATTCGAATGGTTCGCCTCAATCGAATGACTCGATAGATTTGGATCAGAACGTAAATTACAAATGTAGCGACTGGATTAAAGATGATTCAAAATTCAGTCCTCCAACAACTGTTAATTTTGCGGATTTTAACGAGATGATGAAAAATGCCGACACGAAAAAAATTCCGTCGGGATATGGGTACTAGGTACTAAAAACGTCTAACTTACAAACATCATGAAAATTAATGAGATTGCATTCGTAACCTATGGAGTGAAAGATATGCCGCGCGCAAGGAAATTTTACGAGGAGACTCTTGGTTTGAAACCGACGAGCGTGTGGGAAGGCGAGAAAATGGCTTTTATTGAGTACTCATTCGGAAAGTCGGGGGTGCATACCCTTGCCATAGGCAAAGGGGCGAAGAATTTTAAACCCGGGAAAGGCGGCGCGACGGTGGGGTTAGAAATGGATAATTTTGATTCCGCAATCGAAAGTTTGAAGAAAAACAAGGTGAAATTTATTATGCAACCGTATGACACCGGCGGTTGTGACATGGCAATTATTGCCGACCCGGACGGAAATCAGCTCATGATACATAAGATAAAAAGCAAGTCCAAATAAATTTCTTCCGATGAAGCCTCCAAAAAAGTCGGATCGGCCTCTCGACTGGCTCCCAACTGGTCAAAGTATTTCACGCGTGTTCATATTTAAGAACTTTCAGGGAAGTATCGATTTCGTAAATCGGGTAGCACGGTGCGCCGAGGAAGACAATCATCACCCTGACATTGATATTCGATGGGACAAAGTAACCCTCACGTTTTCCACTCATAGCGAAGGCAAAGTAACGGAAAAGGACTACCGAATGTCAGCTAAGTGTGATGAGATTTACTCCGCTACTCAAGGAAGTTCGTGATTGCGGAAAGGATTTTACGCTTTTCCCCGGGTCTAAACCACATAATTCTCTTATTTTTTCGAAACCAAGTTCTCTGGCGTTTTGCAAAATGCCAGCTTTCGATTTGTATGCTTTGGATCATCTCTTCCCGAGTAATGATTTTTCTTAGGTATCGAGAAATAAATCTATATTCAAGTCCCAATTCATCCAGTCTTTTCCATGAGAGCCCTTTCTTACGGAGATTTATCACTTCACGAATCATCCCTTTTCTTAATCTCGCGAGTAAACGGTCGGATATCTTCTCCTTGAGGACCTTGTCGGGCAGGTCTATTCCGATTTGAAGAGAGTCATATGGCGAGCTTTGAGTAATTTTTGGCACATGACCGAGCGATTTTGCAATTTCGATAGCCCGAATAAGCCGGACCTTGTTGCGGGGGTCTATTGTAGAAGCGCACACATAGTCTAATTTTTTTAACATTGAAAAAAGTCGAGAAGCAGACTGTAATCCAAGTTTTTTTCTCAATTTAGGATTAGGTGCGACTTCAGGAAAGTTCGTGTTGTCTATGAGAGTCTGAATATAAAATCCTGTTCCTCCGCAGATGATTGGAACGTTGCCTCTTTCCGCGATTTCCTTTATTTTTACACGTGCGAGGTTTTTGAAACTCTCAACACTGAATCTTTTTTTGGGATTTGCCACGTCAAGGAGGTGGTGGGGAATTCTATGCATCTCGCGCGCAGAGATTTTACCGGACCCCAGATTGAGCCCCTTATAGACCTGACGAGAGTCGGCCGAAATAATTTCGCCATTAAATGTCCTGGCCATTTTAACTGCCAAATCGCTCTTACCGCTCGCTGTCGGGCCTAAAATAACAATAATCTTCTGTTTCATTCCACTAAATTAGCACACCATAGATAAAAAAAATACCGCAGGATAGTCTGCGGTGAATTTTACCTGAGGCACTCGATGGAAAGTGCTGGAATCATTTTTTCGATAAATTCGCAAAGCGCAGTGAGGTTTTTTTGTCCGCTCATAATTTGTTGGACAGTCTCTGGATCCTGGTAGAGACCCAGCAGTTCCTCAATGGCTTTCCAATCACTCCAAGGTACGTCGAGCTCAAGAAAACCGCAGGATGTTACATGAACATCATCAAAAAAACATGCGATTTGATTCCGAAGATGAATCGAAAGAAACGATCGGTCGGTGTTGTGCATGAGAGGTCACTTTCTCAAAAGGGTCTGGGTTGAACTACACTCTAATGCTAAATGGTAGCATCTGTCCTCTAAATGTAAATTGATTTTTGTGCATAACTTAAGTAGACTCTAGGTAAGCCGGGATGGCGGAATTGGTAGACGCACACGACTCAAAATCGTGCGGAGTAATCCATGAGAGTTCGATTCTCTCTCCCGGCACACGAGTTTCGAGTGTGGTGGGAAGAAAGCTGTCTGCACAGCTTTCTTCCTGCCACGACATTTCGATTTTCTCATTTCCGATATCGTGTTATAATTATTTAAATTAGAAATAAGTACACTTTACAATTTACACTTTTAACTTTTTTTATGTCCCAATTTTATAGCGATTCAATATTCTGGATTGAGGTAGAAAAAATTAAGCCAAACCCTTTTCAGCCCCGAAAGGAATTTGAAGAAAAAAGACTTAAAGATCTGGCGGATTCTATTCGCATGTACGGAGTGCTTCAGCCGCTCGTAGTTACTAGAAAAGAAATTATAAATGACGGCGAAGGTCTGATCGTCGAATACGAACTCATATCGGGAGAGCGAAGGCTTCGGGCTTCAAAACTTGCAGGACTTTTGCAGGTGCCGGTGCTTATCCGCGCTACCGAGGATAATGACCGAGTGAAACTCGAGCTCGCCATCATTGAAAATCTTCAGAGAGAGGACCTGAATGCCGTGGAGCGGGCGCGGGCGTTCGAGAGATTGACAAAGGAATTCAACTTCAAGCATCTCCAGGTCGCGGAAAAAATAGGCAAAAGCCGAGAGTATGTCACAAACACCCTCCGAATCCTTTCTCTTTCGAGTGAAATTCTCGACGCTCTCTCACAAGGAAAAATTACCGAAGGACATACTCGGCCCCTTTTGATGCTCACCGATAGGCCTGAGGAACAGGCCACTCTTTTCAGGGAAATTTTGATAAAAAAAATGAATGTGCGCGAGGCGGAAAAT contains the following coding sequences:
- a CDS encoding ParB/RepB/Spo0J family partition protein, giving the protein MSQFYSDSIFWIEVEKIKPNPFQPRKEFEEKRLKDLADSIRMYGVLQPLVVTRKEIINDGEGLIVEYELISGERRLRASKLAGLLQVPVLIRATEDNDRVKLELAIIENLQREDLNAVERARAFERLTKEFNFKHLQVAEKIGKSREYVTNTLRILSLSSEILDALSQGKITEGHTRPLLMLTDRPEEQATLFREILIKKMNVREAENISRKIAFERARKKDNSLDPEIMELETKLTESLGTRVQIERKVVGGKVVIDYFTTDDLRNIIEIMNTNKPRDRQEMLKKHIALQNKSELPTALPEQVSNNAIIEENPVVIIGELSVAEEMMEAKSEEPSSDEDSDLYSMKNFSI
- the miaA gene encoding tRNA (adenosine(37)-N6)-dimethylallyltransferase MiaA, which encodes MKQKIIVILGPTASGKSDLAVKMARTFNGEIISADSRQVYKGLNLGSGKISAREMHRIPHHLLDVANPKKRFSVESFKNLARVKIKEIAERGNVPIICGGTGFYIQTLIDNTNFPEVAPNPKLRKKLGLQSASRLFSMLKKLDYVCASTIDPRNKVRLIRAIEIAKSLGHVPKITQSSPYDSLQIGIDLPDKVLKEKISDRLLARLRKGMIREVINLRKKGLSWKRLDELGLEYRFISRYLRKIITREEMIQSIQIESWHFAKRQRTWFRKNKRIMWFRPGEKRKILSAITNFLE
- a CDS encoding 4a-hydroxytetrahydrobiopterin dehydratase, translated to MKPPKKSDRPLDWLPTGQSISRVFIFKNFQGSIDFVNRVARCAEEDNHHPDIDIRWDKVTLTFSTHSEGKVTEKDYRMSAKCDEIYSATQGSS
- a CDS encoding VOC family protein, translated to MKINEIAFVTYGVKDMPRARKFYEETLGLKPTSVWEGEKMAFIEYSFGKSGVHTLAIGKGAKNFKPGKGGATVGLEMDNFDSAIESLKKNKVKFIMQPYDTGGCDMAIIADPDGNQLMIHKIKSKSK